A genomic segment from Etheostoma spectabile isolate EspeVRDwgs_2016 chromosome 11, UIUC_Espe_1.0, whole genome shotgun sequence encodes:
- the pdcl3 gene encoding phosducin-like protein 3, with protein sequence MQDPNEDTEWNDILRKKGILPPKEAPKEDEEEELALQQQSVVKTYEDMTLEELQENEDEFSEDDEAAIEMYRQKRLAEWKSTQLKNVFGEVVEISGQDYIKEVNKAGDGIWVVLHLYKQGIPLCTLLNQHLSLLARKFPQTKFLKSISTTCIPNYPDRNLPTIFVYFEGEMKAQFIGPLVFGGMNLKVEELEWRLSESGAVKTDLEENPKKQIEDKLMSSIRCSLPTGKDSDSGDEDY encoded by the exons ATGCAG gaCCCAAACGAAGACACAGAGTGGAATGATATCCTGAGGAAGAAAGGCATTCTTCCTCCCAAAGAGGCACCaaaagaagatgaagaggaagagctGGCTCTCCAGCAGCAGTCTGTTG TTAAAACGTATGAGGACATGACACTGGAAGAACTGCAGGAGAACGAAGATGAGTTTAGTGAAGACGATGAGGCTGCCATTGAAATGTACAG ACAGAAGCGTCTTGCGGAGTGGAAGTCGACTCAGTTGAAGAACGTGTTTGGGGAGGTGGTGGAAATCTCTGGGCAGGACTACATCAAGGAGGTCAACAAGGCTGGAGACGGCATCTGGGTGGTGCTGCATCTTTACAAACAGGG CATCCCTCTGTGTACCCTTTTAAACCAACACCTGAGTTTGTTGGCCAGGAAGTTCCCTCAGACCAAGTTCCTCAAGTCCATCTCCACCACCTGCATCCCCAACTACCCGGACCGCAACCTGCCCACCATCTTTGTCTATTTCGAGGGAGAGATGAAGGCCCAGTTCATTGGCCCCCTGGTCTTTGGGGGCATGAACCTCAAAGTCGAAG AGCTGGAGTGGAGGTTATCAGAGTCCGGGGCGGTGAAGACAGACCTGGaggaaaaccccaaaaagcAAATCGAAGACAAGCTCATGTCATCGATCAGATGTTCGCTTCCTACAGGAAAGGACAGTGACTCTGGGGACGAGGACTATTAG